A stretch of Aedes aegypti strain LVP_AGWG chromosome 2, AaegL5.0 Primary Assembly, whole genome shotgun sequence DNA encodes these proteins:
- the LOC5571770 gene encoding histone H3-like centromeric protein A: protein MPRRVRPPTRYPAGGKLQTLTTKGSKAKAVPEPPASKSKSKPSQASGAKSKAPSSPKQQKAAGPKRSEPSTSLPKQREVPSPVEPHPRRSRSESRLSSNSGDEDFQPSIRVRNASESRLYRSRQQIALQDIYRLQSTTQLLIPKLSFSRVIREVLMEYMYRDFRITTECLNALQEASEMYLVQVFEDSYRCCLHRNRVTLDVPDMKLALYLREKWRP from the coding sequence ATGCCTCGCCGAGTTCGTCCACCGACACGTTACCCAGCAGGAGGAAAACTTCAAACATTGACGACGAAAGGAAGCAAGGCGAAAGCAGTTCCTGAACCGCCAGCATCTAAATCTAAATCAAAACCATCACAAGCATCTGGCGCAAAATCGAAGGCACCAAGCTCACCAAAACAACAGAAAGCTGCAGGACCAAAACGGTCGGAACCATCGACGAGCTTACCCAAGCAACGGGAAGTTCCAAGTCCAGTGGAACCACACCCGAGAAGATCCCGCTCCGAGTCGCGCTTGTCCAGCAACAGCGGCGACGAAGATTTCCAACCCTCGATTCGCGTTCGAAATGCTTCCGAGTCGCGTTTATACAGAAGTCGCCAACAGATCGCTCTACAGGACATTTACCGGCTGCAATCGACCACCCAGTTGCTAattccaaagttgtcattttcccGAGTCATCCGCGAAGTGCTGATGGAGTACATGTACCGGGACTTTCGTATCACGACCGAATGCCTCAATGCCCTCCAGGAAGCGTCCGAAATGTACCTGGTGCAGGTGTTTGAGGATTCGTACCGCTGCTGTCTACACCGGAACCGGGTAACGCTGGATGTGCCGGACATGAAGCTGGCCCTGTACCTGCGGGAGAAATGGCGCCCTTAG